In Acidisarcina polymorpha, the DNA window TCGGCTTAGTGCCCATCAGCGAACGCCACCGCGAATACGCGGAAAAGATACAGCAGCAGTTACAGAAGCATGGCTTCCGCGTCGAACTCGATGGCCGCAACGAAAAAATGAACGCCAAGATCCGCGACTTTACCTTGCAGAAGGTGCCATACGTCCTCGTCATGGGAGACAAAGAAGCGGAGTCAAATGCAGTCAGCGTGCGCGCCCGAGGCAAAGGCGACCAGGGTTCGGTGGGCTTTGAAGAATTCTTGACCCGGATTCAAGGATTGCTCGAGAGCAGGTCTATGGAGTTGTGATTGGATATGAGTACTGGCCGGTTTGAATGAACAGGGCCATCGTTTGATTCTGTTCCTGGTTAATTCTGTTCCTGGTCAGGAATGGCTCATGTCAGTCCAAACCAGTCCGCTGCACGGAGCCTAATCCGGTTTCGGCTCGCTGGTAGTCATGCTGAACAGTGATGAAGAGTCCGAGCAGTGGACTAGTCCCCCTATCCATCGGCTACAAAGGATTGGAGCTAGGAGAAGCTGAATGTTCCGGCCTCTGTTTACTCGACTCACTTTCGGGTTTTTCGCAATCCTCATTGTGACTCGACCCGTGCTGGCTTTGGATTCGCTCGGCAACGTTCACTTTCCTACATCGTGTAAGCCGGGTACTCAAAAGACCTTCGATTCGGGCGTGGCGTTGCTGTACTCCTTCGAGTTTAGAGAAGCCGAAGCCGCTTTCCACCGCGTTGAAAAGGAAGACGCGAAATGCGTCATCGCCGGGTGGGGCGTGGCGCTCTCCACTACCGAACGGGCGGGAGCGAATGCTCCGCCAAAAGATCTGGCCAAAGGATGGGCGGAGCTCCAGCCTTGGCTCGCTGTGAGAGCGGGCACAGAACGAGAACAAATGTATGTTGACGCCGTTCGGGTGATGTATGAAGGTTACGCAGATGTCCCGGGTTCAAAGCGTTGGGAAGACTACCTCTCGCGGATGGATAAACTCCGGCAAAAATACCCCGACGACATCAATGCAAGCCTCTTCTACGGATTGGGATTGACCTGGACAGCCGGACCGGGACGGAAGGGTTTGGAGCAGCGGAAACAGGCTCTAGCGATCTTCCTGCCGATTTTCGAGAAATACCCAAATAATCCAGGAGCTGCGCACTACATCATTCACGCCGCCGATACTGCAGAGCTCGCGCCGGTAGCGCTCCCCGCAGCCAGGAAGTACGCAGCGATCGCGCCAGATTCTCCTCACGCGCTGCATATGCCTTCGCATATCTTCAATCGGCTTGGCTTGTGGCAAGCCTCGATCCAGACGAACGAGGCTTCGGCTCGGGTCGCGGCGGAGTGGATGCAAGCCGGTCGAGCAGGTAGCTTCGACGAGTTTCATGCTCTCAACAACATCGAGTATGCCTGGCTGCAGCTCGGAGACGACCAGAAGGCCAAAGCGGTTGTCGACCAGATCACCGCTTTAGCTCAGAAAGGGAATGACCCCTGGCTTCCGGTCGACGCGAGAATCTACTACGACCTGGAGACGCACAACTGGCAGGACACCATCCGGATTGAACCTCCTTCGACGTCCTCCTTCGAGGAAAACTTCGATGCTTACTGGATCGAGACCATAGGCGCGGCGCGTTCCGGCGATCCGAAAAGCGCTAGAGCCGCCTTAGCCAAATATCGAGATTCAGAGACAGCCTGGAACAAGAGCCACGGCCGGGGTGACATTTTGAGTGTTGGTCTCGCCGAAGCTGAGGCATGGACTCTCTTTTCAGAAGGAAAGCAGGAGGAAGCCGTCGAGAAATTAAGGAACATGGCTGAGTTCGAACGAGACCATCCGATGTACTATGCAGACATTCTGCCTCGCCCAACAGGAGAGATGTTGGGCGATATGCTCTTGCAGATGAACAAGCCAGCGGATGCCTTGCTGGCCTACAAAGCCGGATTACAACTCGCTCCAAACCGTCTCGACTCGCTGGTTGGCGCAAGCAAGGCCGCCGAGCTTGCAGGGTTCCCTTCGGAGTCGAAGGAATATGCCCTGACAATCAAGAACGAAGGCGGATTGCTGGCGCCTAGGCCTTGACCCTAGCCGAGTATAAGCCCGCCTACTTGTTCTTTGCCTCTTTGCCGTCCTCAGCTTTGTTCGCCTTCACCCCGTGCTTCGACTTCAACAGCAGTTCCCAGTCCTTCTGGGTTTGTTCGGCATACCCTTCAGCGAATTCGAGGATCGCCTCGTCGAATTTGTTGCCATTGCCGATATAGCCGGCTATCACGCAGGCGTCTCCGGAACGCGAGTGGCCGCGGGCGAGCAACTCTCCGCAGACAATCGCATAGTCGATCAGGCCCTGTCCTTTGAGCTCGTTTAGATTGAGCGATCCCTTGTAGTCGCTCAGCTGGCGGACCAGATAATCGCGGTTGGCGATCGTCGTCCAGCCGAGAAATGGGTCCGACTGGAGCTGCATGGCGCGCTGGCCTTCGACCACGCGGCGGCCTTGATGCTTGGCTCCGATGGCACCGAGATATGGTTCGTAGGCGGACCGGGCCTCTTCCTTGATCTGCAGGAAGAGCGGGTCACCGGGTCCGTTTCCTTCGCAGTAGACCACGTAATCGCGCAGCCCAACGCTGCCCGTGCCGACCACTTTGAAGGCCACATCGATGGGTTGGTATTGCGCCAGGAAATGCCGGCGCTCCGGCTGCAGCGATTCGCTGTATTCCTTGAGCGAGCCGAGCACTTCGCGGGCCTTGACTCCGGTAACCCGGGTGAGCATGGGCCTGTTTTCTTTGAAGACACGCGCGCCCGACGCCGCTTTCGCGTCCGGAGAGTCGCCGGCCGGAACGGTAAGGCTTTCCAACGTGTGCAGCGGAGTGGCGCGCTCGGCCTTGAGCAGCACCTTCGAAATCGGCTCAATGCGCTGCAGCCGATGGACCTGATAGCGGGCCATTTCAATGACCGGCATCTTAGAAAACATGACGATCATGCGGCGATATTGTTCGACAAAGGCGAGCACCGCCGGTTCCCGCTTGGAGGCTTTACTACCGACCGCGAGGCCCGCCAGCACCAGACTCGTTGCTAGCCGCTTCAAGTCCCACTCGAACGGCCCTTGGGTGGTCTCGTCGAAGTCGTTGATGTCGAAAACAAGTCGTCCATCAACCCCGGCAAACGCGCCGAGATTGCGCACATGCGCATCCCCGCAAAGCTGGCAGATGATGCCGGTGTGTGGATGAGCGGCGAGATCATAAGCCATAATCGGCACCGCTCCGCGAAAAAATGCAAATGGCGAGGCTGACATCAACTGATACTTCAGTGCAACTAAGGAAGGAACGCGGCCCCGGACCGAAGCCTCCAATAAAGCGATCGGACTCCGCCTCCGGACGCCGGCTTCGGCATGGGACTGGCGCGACACCTGTTTCCGGCGTAGTTCGCCTTCTTCAAGGCGCTCCTGAGGAGTTGGATATTTTGGCATCTTGCTCACCGGGCGGGAAGTCTCTGCAGACAATACATCAGTCGGAAAGCCATCGCAAACTCGATTTCGTTGTTCATACCGACGAGATAGCGCGTTGTATCTCCGTGAGCTTCGCCTCCGAAAGCGCCGGCATCGCCCCAGCCTGTGAAGCAATCCAGGATCCCCAGCGATTCCCTGCCTCGTTGAGCACCGGCAGCGAAGCTCCTTGGAGGTAGTAGCTGGTCAGCGCGGCCGTAAACGCGTCACCCGCTCCGATGGTGTCGGCCATCGGGGTGGGAATGCCCGGGTGCTGATCGAAGCTCTCGCGGGTGACGAGCAGGCTCCCCTTGTTCCCCATGGTGATGCATACGAGTTCGATCGGAAACTCACCGAGAAGCGCTCGTGCTCCCTTGCGGAGGGCGGCAGGATCGAGAGTGACGCCGTCTCCTCCTTCGAGGCGTAAGAGCTTCAGCACTTCGGGCATCTCGGCGTCATTCAGCTTGAGAATCGTGGCCCGGCTCAATGAATCCTCGAGCACCCCGCGAGTGTAGAAAGGTTTGCGGAGATTCACGTCGAAAACCCGTACGCAGTCACGCCGGGTAGCCGCCAAAAAGCCATGAATGGTCCTGCGCGAGACCGGTTCCCGCTGCGCTAAGCTGCCGAAGCAGACTGCGTCGGCCGATGCCGCCAGTTCCTTCCATGGCGGGGTGAGCTCCAGAAAATCCCAGGCCACGGGCTCATGAATGACATACTCCGCTTGCCCTTCTTTGAGTGTCACGGAAACGGAGCCGGTTGGGTGCTTTGCGTCTTCCTGGATTAGTTCCAAATCCGCTGGCAGCGCAGCTAGATATTTCTTTGCCTCGCGGCCCAGCGGATCCTCACCAAGACGACTGGCAATGACCGCGCGGTTTCCGAGCCGGGCCGCCATGACAGAGAAATTGGCCGGCGCCCCTCCCAGCTGTTTGCCTTCCGGCAAGAGGTCCCAGAGTAATTCGCCCAGACCAACCACGATCTTCGGCTGATCCGTCATTTAACCTCGACCTTCCCGTCACTGGCGATCACTCGCTGCATCTCGAGATACACCGCATTGGTCCAGCCAAAGCCGACGACGTTCATCTTGTAGCCAGTCGCGACTTCAACATTTGCGTTGCCGTTCACCACGTTATATTTCTCGCGAATCGTCGCATCATGAGCGAAGCCATCTTCGATCGTCTTGCTGAATTCTTTCGACGTCCGGACTGCATCGGCGCCGTCGCCCACCTTCACCATTCCTTCGATGGCGATCCAAGTCGGGGGCGCCCACCCGAAGGGGAGGTCCCACTGGGTCCCCGAATTGGTGTCGCTCATCGCGATCCCTCCCGGCTGCTCCAGAAGTTTCAGGTTCTTCTTGACGCCCGCTATCTGAGTTGAGTCAGCGACTCCGGCCCACAGCGGATAGAGAGTCGTGATGTAGTTGTAGCTGGCCTGTTCTCCCTTTTCGTAGTCCCAGTCGAAATACATCCCCTTGCCGGGGTTCCACAGATATTTGTTGATCGCAGTTTTGCGCGCTTCGGCAGCCGCCGTCCACTTCGCGGCTTCGGCCGGTTTATGCAGCTGATTCGCCATCCACGCGAGGTCCTGTTCGTATTTGTATAGCAGGCTGTTGAGACAGATGGGAGCATAGTGATGGGTTGAGCCGTCGAAAGGTCCAAAACGGAATGAAGGATCAAATCCGGATTCGCGCATGGCGCGATCACCCTTGTAGTAGTCCGCAGTCAACCAATGGCCGTCCACGTGAGCGCGAGCACATACGTGAGAGGTGCGGGGATCACAGCTGATCTTGGCAAGGATTGCCTGCTGTCCGGGATTTGGATCCTCCGGACCATCGACCAGATAATCGGTCTTGACCTCGGGATGAGCAAGCAGCCAGCGAATCACGTCAGGATAGTAAGAGCTATCGTCTTCCTGCTCAGGGACAGGCCCCTTCCCGATGTCATAGTAACGCGCCAGGCCAGTGTCGCCGGCCCGATGGAAATCGCTCGTCCATAGAGCATGATCGCGCTGAGCATAGTCATAGGCGCGCACGAGCCATATCTTGGCCTTCTGCCTTTGCGCCGGATCCGCCGCCATCGCCTCATACACGTCCCGGATCATCGAGCTTAAGAACGGCGGCTGCGACCGGGTGAAATAATAAGTCCGATTAGCATTCAAAATGCCCCCGTAATGCTCGATTTCATAGAAGAAGTTCTCCACCATGCCATGCGCAAGATCTACTTTGCCTTCGCGGAGCAAGCCGAGAATGATGAAGTAACTGTCCCAGCCATACATCTCATTAAAACGACCGCCGGGAACGACATACTTCTTCGGCAGATAGAGCAATCCCGGCTTGGGAATGTCGGTCAGCTTGAGCTCGCCAAAACTGGTCACCACCTTGGGCAAGTGCTCGACGTCCACATTGCATTGTGTCTTCAACGCCGCCACTTCGGCGGGAGTGGGCACGTCCGCAGGCAAGTAAAGGATCGATGGCGCCCCGTTCAGCTTGGGATCGACCAGCGAGTGGCAATCGCTCATCGAGCGCGACAAGGTATCCCAGCTTTTGTGAATGTACTCGGTGATCGAGCTTGCCTCGGGTTTCGAAGGAGGTGTCTCCTGGGCGAAAGTGGGGCACGATCCGATGCCAGTCAAGAGCGCTGCCGGGAGCAGAAGCAAGCCGACGCAGATCCTCAGACGACGCAGGAATTGAAGCCGAATTGGACGAACCGGGATGGATATCAAATTCATAGCAAGCACGCGTATCCTAACTAGAATGCAGGAGTCTGGTCCCAGGGATCTGAGGCGACGGCGGTACCTTGCAGACGCATGGAGCGGCATGTCTCAGCTTACCCCCGCCTCACGCCTGAATGAGCAGTATTGCCGCTGAAAGAAGGTTTGTCTACGTGGCAGAGCAATTAGGGCCAACCGGGATCCGCGAAGTCACCCAGCTTCCCGGAATCGCGGTGCAGGCCGGCAAGCAGAGGAAGAGGCGGGGTCGCCTTCTGCTCTGGATAGCTGCATTTTTCGTTCTCCTGATCCTAGGGCTCGGCATCGCTGCGCAAATCGCCTTGAATCGAGCCGAACCAATCCTCCGAGCGCGGGTCATCGATACGCTATCGACCCGCTTCGATAGCCGGGTGGAACTGGACCACTTTGAGGTCATCGTTTTTCGCGGCTTCGAGGTGGAAGGCGGGGGATTGCGTCTCTATCCGCGAAGATTCCTGACCGATCAACCGCTCATCGCCATCACGAAATTTCGCTTCCGGACCTCATGGCTGAGCCTTCTGCGAACCCCGATGCACGTGGGTCAGGTTTCCGTCGATGGAATGGCGATCAATATGCCGCCCAAGGAGCTTCGTCCGGCTAACTCAACCGTCAACCCGGCTGCTTCTCCAAAGCTCGCTCCGCAGCAGGCCAAACAAACTGCCTCACCTTCCTCCCATGCCGGTCTCAAGATCATTGTCGACGAGGTGCTGATTCAGGATGTGCGGCTGCTGATCGGCACCAGCAAACCGGGCAAACTGCCGCTCGACTTTGAGATCAGCCAAGTTGTGCTGCATAAGGTGGGAGACGGCAAGCCAATGCAATTCTCGGCCACCCTGGTCAACCCTAAGCCCATCGGCAATATTCAGTCTTCCGGCTACTTCGGTCCCTTTCAGCAGGAGAACCCGGGAATGACTCCAGTGTGGGGTTCGTACTTTTTCAGTCGTGCCGACCTGGCGACTTTCAAGGGAATCGGTGGGATCCTTTCCTCAACCGGCAAGTACCAGGGACCGCTGAATCATCTTACCGTCGACGGCCAGGCGACTGTGCCCGATTTCCGGCTCAGCAGCGGCAACCATCCGATGCCTCTGCACACGGTATTCCACGCCATCGTCGATGGCACCAGCGGCGATACCTATCTGCAGCCGGTTGATGCGCAACTGGCACATTCTCGCTTTATAGTGACCGGCTCAGTAGTGCGCGTGCCGACCGCGCCGACCCTCGTAACTCCGGTCCGCCAGGACCCGATGGAGGCCGCGAAAGGCCGTCCTCACGGTCATGTCATCACCCTCGATGTAACTATGACAAGCGCCCGGATCGAAGACTTTCTCCGGCTTGCGGTTCGCACCGATCCTCCGGTAATGGATGGCAATCTGCGCATGAAAGCGCGCATCTTCCTGCCGCCCGGCGATGTCCCGGTCACCGATAAGCTGCACCTGAACGGGGATTTTGACGTCAGCGGCGCTTATTTCAGCAGCGACAAGATTCAGCAGAAGATCAACCTGCTGAGCCGGATGGGGCAGGGTCATCCGAAGGATCCGGATCTCCACCAGAGCCCCCCGCAGCCGGAGCCAAAGACCGCCGCTGAAGTCAAGGGCGATTTCACCCTGGCCAATAGCCGCATGGATTTTCCGGATTTGAGCTTCGGGGTTCCCGGAGCGGAGATCCAAATGGCCGGCATCTACACCCTCGACGGCAGCAAATTCGATTTTCATGGCCACGCGAAGCTGCACGCCCACCCCTCCCAGATGACTACCGGATGGAAGTCACTCCTGCTCAAACTAGCGGATCCTCTATTTGCCAAGCAGGGTTATGGGACAGTGGTTCCGATCCAGGTGAGCGGTACCAAGTCGGAGCCCCATTTTGGTCTAGATTTCGGGTATAAGCCGCCTAAACTTCCATAGTTCAACGTTCTCCCCAGCGAAGGTAGTGAACCGGCCCGATTTGCCGATGATCCTTCTTGAGCGGAGATCGATCGCCATGTTCAAGGAAGACGGGAGCGCCGCGCTCCGCAGTAGCGAGAATCGCTTCCACTTGCTGGTCGACTCGATCGAAGACTACGCCATTTACATGCTCGATGCTCGCGGCCAGGTCATCACCTGGAACCGGGGAGCGGAGATCAATAATGGCTACAGCAGCCGTGAGGTCTTGGGACGGAACTTCAAGATGTTCTTTGTCCCTGAAGACGTACAGGCCCACGTGCCCGCCCTGGAACTGGAGAAAGCAAGCCTCCAGGGACGCGTTGCCGGAGAGGGGTGGCGGCTGAGAAAAAACGGAGAGCGATTTTGGGCCAGTTTCGTCATTACCGCCATCCGGGATCCGGTCGGAAGGCTTACTGGTTTCGCAAAGGTGACCCGCGACTTAAGTGAGCTCAAGCGCCAGCGCGATGCCTCGCTGGTGTTGGAGCTGGCCCTGAAAGAAGAACGCGATTGTCTCTATCGGGCGGCTGAATGCAGTATGGACGCTTTGTACTTGTGTGAGTCGATTCGTGATAGCAACTTCGACATCGAAGACTTCGTTTTCACTTACCTGAACTCGAATGTCGAGAAGATGACCGCCCTTTCACGAAGTTCAATGTTGGGCGCCAGGATGTGCGAGATCTTTCCCGAGCATCGCCACAATGGGCTTTTTGACCGGTATAAGCAGGTAGTCATCACCGGAGAGGGCTACGTCGAAGAATTGCCTACGGAAAGGGACGTCCCCTCTTCCCCTTGGGTGCGCATCCAGGCGATCAAGTTAAATGACGGTGTCGCGATTACAATCTCGAACGTCACCGAGCGAAAGCGCACCGAGGAGTGCGTGCTGCACGCGGCCCACCACGATAACCTTACCGGCCTGCCCAACCGAAGTCTGCTGCGGGATCGCATCGGCCAGGCGATCGAACGAGCCAAGCGCTTCGGTGGAAAGGTGGCAGTCTTCCTGGTCGATCTAGACGCCTTCAAGTCAATCAACGACACCTTTGGGCACTCCAGCGGTGATGGGGTTCTGGTTGAAGTCGCGGTCCGCCTCAAAGGCTCGGTGCGCGCCACTGACTCTGTCATTCGGATTGGCGGCGATGAGTTCGTCATCGTTATGCCCGACATCACCGAGGATTGTG includes these proteins:
- a CDS encoding DUF2252 domain-containing protein; the protein is MPKYPTPQERLEEGELRRKQVSRQSHAEAGVRRRSPIALLEASVRGRVPSLVALKYQLMSASPFAFFRGAVPIMAYDLAAHPHTGIICQLCGDAHVRNLGAFAGVDGRLVFDINDFDETTQGPFEWDLKRLATSLVLAGLAVGSKASKREPAVLAFVEQYRRMIVMFSKMPVIEMARYQVHRLQRIEPISKVLLKAERATPLHTLESLTVPAGDSPDAKAASGARVFKENRPMLTRVTGVKAREVLGSLKEYSESLQPERRHFLAQYQPIDVAFKVVGTGSVGLRDYVVYCEGNGPGDPLFLQIKEEARSAYEPYLGAIGAKHQGRRVVEGQRAMQLQSDPFLGWTTIANRDYLVRQLSDYKGSLNLNELKGQGLIDYAIVCGELLARGHSRSGDACVIAGYIGNGNKFDEAILEFAEGYAEQTQKDWELLLKSKHGVKANKAEDGKEAKNK
- a CDS encoding sensor domain-containing protein, yielding MFKEDGSAALRSSENRFHLLVDSIEDYAIYMLDARGQVITWNRGAEINNGYSSREVLGRNFKMFFVPEDVQAHVPALELEKASLQGRVAGEGWRLRKNGERFWASFVITAIRDPVGRLTGFAKVTRDLSELKRQRDASLVLELALKEERDCLYRAAECSMDALYLCESIRDSNFDIEDFVFTYLNSNVEKMTALSRSSMLGARMCEIFPEHRHNGLFDRYKQVVITGEGYVEELPTERDVPSSPWVRIQAIKLNDGVAITISNVTERKRTEECVLHAAHHDNLTGLPNRSLLRDRIGQAIERAKRFGGKVAVFLVDLDAFKSINDTFGHSSGDGVLVEVAVRLKGSVRATDSVIRIGGDEFVIVMPDITEDCDTLACADKIIDALHTPIEVEGHSLSTTCSLGVAIYPDSGQTIEELLSEADSAMYVAKRGGKNQFRAAVASAQVGQAGNKLETTIHPTSRNSADSLKLVPQSDLRE
- a CDS encoding trehalase family glycosidase; the protein is MNLISIPVRPIRLQFLRRLRICVGLLLLPAALLTGIGSCPTFAQETPPSKPEASSITEYIHKSWDTLSRSMSDCHSLVDPKLNGAPSILYLPADVPTPAEVAALKTQCNVDVEHLPKVVTSFGELKLTDIPKPGLLYLPKKYVVPGGRFNEMYGWDSYFIILGLLREGKVDLAHGMVENFFYEIEHYGGILNANRTYYFTRSQPPFLSSMIRDVYEAMAADPAQRQKAKIWLVRAYDYAQRDHALWTSDFHRAGDTGLARYYDIGKGPVPEQEDDSSYYPDVIRWLLAHPEVKTDYLVDGPEDPNPGQQAILAKISCDPRTSHVCARAHVDGHWLTADYYKGDRAMRESGFDPSFRFGPFDGSTHHYAPICLNSLLYKYEQDLAWMANQLHKPAEAAKWTAAAEARKTAINKYLWNPGKGMYFDWDYEKGEQASYNYITTLYPLWAGVADSTQIAGVKKNLKLLEQPGGIAMSDTNSGTQWDLPFGWAPPTWIAIEGMVKVGDGADAVRTSKEFSKTIEDGFAHDATIREKYNVVNGNANVEVATGYKMNVVGFGWTNAVYLEMQRVIASDGKVEVK
- a CDS encoding carbohydrate kinase family protein; the encoded protein is MTDQPKIVVGLGELLWDLLPEGKQLGGAPANFSVMAARLGNRAVIASRLGEDPLGREAKKYLAALPADLELIQEDAKHPTGSVSVTLKEGQAEYVIHEPVAWDFLELTPPWKELAASADAVCFGSLAQREPVSRRTIHGFLAATRRDCVRVFDVNLRKPFYTRGVLEDSLSRATILKLNDAEMPEVLKLLRLEGGDGVTLDPAALRKGARALLGEFPIELVCITMGNKGSLLVTRESFDQHPGIPTPMADTIGAGDAFTAALTSYYLQGASLPVLNEAGNRWGSWIASQAGAMPALSEAKLTEIQRAISSV